In a genomic window of Chiloscyllium plagiosum isolate BGI_BamShark_2017 chromosome 51, ASM401019v2, whole genome shotgun sequence:
- the LOC122544708 gene encoding induced myeloid leukemia cell differentiation protein Mcl-1 homolog has product MINRLNISEKRDLDTIPRVATEMFNDGEVNWGRVVSFIAFGAVMGDHLKKIRREDCIDEVAVQISKYLTQHKRGWLETHDGWDGFTKFFHENNVEDSAKKALMWIAGFGIAGASIMHLLR; this is encoded by the exons ATGATAAATCGTTTGAACATCTCTGAAAAGAGGGACCTGGACACTATCCCAAGGGTTGCCACTGAAATGTTCAATGATGGTGAGGTGAACTGGGGCCGGGTGGTGAGCTTCATCGCCTTCGGGGCAGTGATGGGTGATCACCTGAAGAAGATTCGCCGAGAGGATTGCATTGATGAAGTGGCTGTGCAAATCTCTAAATACCTGACACAACACAAGAGGGGGTGGCTAGAGACTCATGATGGCTGG GATGGCTTCACTAAATTTTTCCATGAGAACAATGTGGAGGATTCAGCGAAGAAAGCATTAATGTGGATTGCTGGTTTTGGCATTGCTGGAGCAAGCATCATGCATCTCTTGAGGTGA